In the genome of Melitaea cinxia chromosome 4, ilMelCinx1.1, whole genome shotgun sequence, the window aagccgatttcaataatagtttcactggaagtttgccgggaaaactttgtgacgcactgatttctacgcgggcgaagccgcgggcacagctagtattaatatatttgtacaagtGTATAATagaaaagtataatttattaataagataataattaaggatttaacttataatttcgaAATTGCAATCAGCTATTTCAACATGCCGAACAGAAAACTAAACCAACTTGATCTGAACGATCTCACGGTGTTACTTTCTAATTTCTTAGTTCATGTTCTCatgtttgtaagttttattaaatccaTGGAGTGTAAGCGAAGTAAGCAAACCATGCGCTCACACCAACTCATACAAGTTCACAACTAGATCAGAACTCATCCAATTAGCGCCCGACATGATATCCTACTGTTCCCGTTGCTACAATTATCTTCAATTAACCGCCAACAACCAACGCTCCCCGATACTCCGCGGACGTAGAAATAACGCGCTATATTGTATTCTAGGTATCAATCATAGTTTACGAgtaacttacagaagatcacagctaaatgacaGTGCTCTTcattagtgttgtgttcctgtggtgagtcaGGTGGCCAGAGGTGATGAAGAGGATCGatggtagggtcggcaacacgctggCAATGCCCCGGATGTTGCAGGCGCCCATAAGTTACGGTATCCGCTATGCGGATCGTGCGTATTTTACCatgattgtaataaataaagcgtatatgtacttatgtacgctCGTAAACTAACTtcagtgtcggttttttgtgacgctGTACGCTCCCATTCGTTgattagctaacttcacgttgctaacttcttcttcgttgactagctaactacAGGATGTCGGTTTTtagtaacttaaaaattactcatacgtaaaaatttactcataTTATTTTTCCTTAACGCGAAACgaaaatataacttcaaaaaaaccATGTCCTATCTCGCGGCGCCGTCATCTGCTCCTCCGCAGATGTTGCGTATTTACATACAAGGATTCCCAATGCTAATTCGTTAACGCCTCCAATCCGACGCGCCGGTATTACTTTTGATTACTTCAGCAATATCGCGCACGTGATGTGACTCTCATAACAACTCCAGCCGCGGATGATGTTCGTCTGTTCCTCGGGTTCTAATTGATGTAATTACTGGCTGTTCCTTACCTGCTACGAttcttagaaattaatttattatttcacaaTCTGAATTAATGGTGTACTTACATCGTAACTTATTAATGAAAGTTACCTTATTTGAAGGTAAATTCATAAACGGTACGAAGTTAATCGTACTTATAAAGTGTCgttgttacttttattacttttattctcAAAGGTTATAAACGACTGCTTAGaactttatacaaattttagtaAAGTGAACTAaccgatttatttattttgttttaacaattCTCTAACTATTTAGAATACATTTTTCTTCGAAAGAAAGTAACACTATAGatcatacaaatataaataaatgtaatggcGACCGGACGAATCAGTATTTGGCAccttatatataacataataacgTAGTATgccttaaataatttaatttagaaaaatcaGTAAgatgacttttaaaaaaatatgttgaaaacTACTACTTATTGACTTCGTCAAAAGTATTGATTTCAGTGATTAACTGGATTGTttagttttcttattatttcgttcgaaaattaattataaaaattgtctcAAATAGCTGATACaatcagtaaaataatattagtaatggTACGCTCAATAAAAAACCTTTTGCTATTTTTATCGTTACAAACATCAATCCAGTTCGAGACGGAATGAACTTATGATTACATTTACATGTCAAAGGCTCTCATATCGAATGATTATTATTGTTCGCTAGAAACATCGAGCCGACAGACAAGCGCGCGGTAATAGCTGTTATTAATTATTCAGATGCGGATTAACCCTCGAGCGTATCGAGATCTGAGTAATATATCACGTGAGATTGATTCCGGCCGCGCCCGGCGTCCGCGTACGTTTCTAGTGCACACTTCCGAAACCGAGCGAAAGATAAATAAACACGGAACAGTTGTCGAGAGTGCAGAAAGTACCGCGCCGTGCTGATCACTGACTGTGTACGTCTCAAGATAGAAGCAGACTTCCTTTTGCCTCAGGACTTCTGGGAGCTATTTTCGACGTGCGGGACGTTACAGCGGTCCTCTCTCCTCTCGAGGTGCACTTATTAACAGCACGTCTATAATTACGTCGCCAGCGTGGCGCGAGTGCTCGACACACGTGCCGGCATCCTTCTCACTTGTCATGTCACCAAAACTTTTTATCACCTAACACATCACTCTAAGACTTATGTATGGAATTCCTTAGATACTTTCCTTGAATCTCATCGGAACGGAAATTCGCTGCATTCGCACATCTATCTCGACCGAATGTTAGTCACCGGTGACTAACTTCGAGTACCTCCGCCGCTCCGTGTGAGTCTAAGTAAATATCGATCTCATTTCAAAGGTCGGCTCACTCCGCAGTGCAGCGATGActaacaaaaacttttattaagtCGACTCTTAAAAATGACGAAAACAGGCGGCCGGCGACGACGTCTATGAAATCAATGTAATAGCGAGGTGTGTCGTTAAAATTACACTTCAGTTTACTTAGCACTCGGCGTACGGCCGCCGCGAGCTCTTTGCTGATTAGATAAAGGCGATCCCTGATAAATTTTGTTGGTTAACTTGTATTAAATAACGATTACCCGCTGCTTCGCTCTCGGTGGAGCTTAAATAATCGCTATTCGGGGGTCACGCGAGGCGCCGTCCGTCCATTACAAATCTAGCCTAATTGCACACGTCCGCTGTACTTCTACTACTGTACACACGCCcactcacacacatacacacacggccaATTACCGTCATCATCACGCTCGCGATTGTTTTGACCAAACGTTGTCGGAGTCACTTCTAGGAAGTAGCGTGAAGTGGCGACATTAGCCGAATTCGAGTAATATTCAAATTTACGTGTCAGCTGGTAATATTGTCTGCCACATATCAAAATCTGGTTCATTGTAGTAGTGACCCACACACTTAACATTACATATTTGGGTCACGAGGTGTAAAAGTTAAGGATAATTGAGATATACTTTTCTAGATAACGTTATTAGGGAAATCGTCAGTTACGGCACGAGGACGCAGCTGCGGCCGGCGCGGCGCCAATGATACGTTTTATGAGAGAATTATGATGAAGAAAACCTACAGAATCTGCAAAATAAGTCTCTATACGTAATAATCGTAGCAGAACTATTAGAATTGAACTGTTGGCGTAAACAATAAAAGCTTGCATGGACACCAATAATAGACATCtaactataattatatctacatatatgcATTTTTGACgtccgctctggtgtaatggtgcgtctTACGTGTCAGGGCGTCTAAACAACGACGGTCGCGGATTCGAATCCCGCTcagaatggatatttgtgtttatacaaatattacaaatatttatttccgggctggttgttagtccttgtgggtctccccaccgtgcctcggagagcacgttaagctgtcggtcccggttgttatcataaatacttaataacgatcgttactcatagtagcgaatatatccaccaacccgcattggaacagcgtggtggattaagctcttatccttctcctacatggggaaagaggcctatgcccagcagtgggatataacaggctgaagcgcagtatatacataataacataCATGTAACTTTCACAATGACGCCggcataattaaaaagtaaattagaaatgaaatttaaaagattAACACAGTTACACCTAAATCTTTATTTGTAATGAGTTCAGTATTAACATGTCTAATGATATTACATAGTGAAAtactttgtttattgttttctaatgtttacgcgaattttactcatttaataaaacacttttttcggattttatcgcggtttattgttaacttttgattcccgacgtttcggatactttacagcaaccatggtcacgggaggactgaggtgtcagaaaTAGGAGGGGTGAGCGCCGCGTTAAAGATAGTTTTAACGacatttgattttgataattgcaTAAAAACTCTGAATAAGCGCGAAATGacaaaatatgataaatgcAAAAaacgacaaattttaaaattcgataAGTTAAACAGCAAATCAAATGTCATAAACAACAAATCGAACACCACAGACAATGACAGCTCACGCGCGGTTGTCAATCTGTCAAAATGTCATTTAGATGTAAACACAATAAAAGTTTTGGAAAAGGGATTAAATTTCGCTGTTACACCTCGCAAGATACCCTTCGAAGAAATTATTTGTAACGTTGAAGACTGTCTGTcgaaaaacaatataaagaaGGAAGATTCGGAGGCTATCAGACAAGATATATCGTCAGCATTACGACGAAGTTCTGTGCCGAAACTAAATCTTCCCCGCGAACAATTAAAAGCCTTATTAAATCTACGAAACAGACGTGAATTAACGGTTCTTCGTGCGGATAAGGGTAATGCAACGGTTGTGATGGATACGTCAGATTACAATGATAAAATTCAACAACTATTATCGGATGAAAGCACTTACACAAATATCAAAGCCGATCCAACTAACAAGGTTTTGAAAATTACTACTAATCTAATCAAAAAGTACTCCGAGTCGTTGAATCTAGACGTCAAATCTTTGATTCCTTCTTGTCCAAAACCACCTAAGCTGTATGGTTTGCCAAAAATACACAAGGCTGATGCTCCACTCCGTCCAATTGTCAGCCAGATCGACTCACCAACCTACAGACTGGCTAAACATGTTGCCCATGTACTTTCGCCACTGCGTGGACAAACCAGAGCACATACACGGGATTCGTACCACTTTGTTAATGAGATCAAACATCTACATCTCAGTGACAATGAAACTATGGTTAGTTTTGATGTGCAATCACTCTTTACATGCTTACCGGTTGAAGATTGCATTAGTATTGTGTCAAGAAAGCTGAAGGAAAATGACATGCCGATAGAATATGCTGACCTTCTCAAGCATTGCCTTACATCTGGCTACATGTTGTGGAATAATCAGTTCTACAAGCAAGTAGATGGCGTAGCGATGGGTTCACCAGTATCCCCCGTTGTTGCCGACATATTTATGGAGGACTTCGAGGAAACTGCTCTGCGTACCTCGCCCATAACACCCAGGTTCTACAAACGGTATGTAGATGATACTTTCACAATATTACCATCTGATAAAGTATCCATATTCTTACAACATCTTAACTCCATAAATTCCAAAATTCAATTCACAATGGAGTTGGAGGCAAATAAATCTTTAGCTTTCTTAGATGTATTAGTCATCCGTAATCCCAACAATACCTTAAGCCATACAGTGTATAGAAAGCATACCCATACGGATAGGTACTTAAACGGCGAATCACACCATCATCCTACACAGTTAGCTACCGTgggtaaatctttgtttcagagagcacgagggatctgcgatgagcgacacttggagaccgaacttcaacatgtcaagcaagtactgcgagacaacaagcttcgggtaccgcgtcctcatcgcagtgaacgtgtgaaaccagccaccgtcgaacgagtacctgctgtgctaccttttatgaaaggggtcactgacaagattggcttcatcttaaagcgagcttctataaaaacttttttcaagccgccaaaaacgataagtcaatttttaccatctgtcaagtgtcatatacccttacaagatgcaggagtatacaagcttgattgtgactgtggtctctcttatataggacaaacaaaacgatcga includes:
- the LOC123670476 gene encoding uncharacterized protein LOC123670476, whose protein sequence is MTKYDKCKKRQILKFDKLNSKSNVINNKSNTTDNDSSRAVVNLSKCHLDVNTIKVLEKGLNFAVTPRKIPFEEIICNVEDCLSKNNIKKEDSEAIRQDISSALRRSSVPKLNLPREQLKALLNLRNRRELTVLRADKGNATVLSPLRGQTRAHTRDSYHFVNEIKHLHLSDNETMVSFDVQSLFTCLPVEDCISIVSRKLKENDMPIEYADLLKHCLTSGYMLWNNQFYKQVDGVAMGSPVSPVVADIFMEDFEETALRTSPITPRFYKRYVDDTFTILPSDKVSIFLQHLNSINSKIQFTMELEANKSLAFLDVLVIRNPNNTLSHTVYRKHTHTDRYLNGESHHHPTQLATVGKSLFQRARGICDERHLETELQHVKQVLRDNKLRVPRPHRSERVKPATVERVPAVLPFMKGVTDKIGFILKRASIKTFFKPPKTISQFLPSVKCHIPLQDAGVYKLDCDCGLSYIGQTKRSIKTRVKEHIADLKHRPYTKSAICEHSLDTASHYIRFDKPQILAKEHRFQPRMIREAIEIKKHPNFNREDGWQLPPAWDPIINIIKSKTKHNSPQIKDSIST